CATATTTATATCTGTTATTATCAGACTGAAACCTTCGGTAGGGAGTATTTTGAGGGCCTCAAAGCCTGTGCCAGCCTCAAAGACCTGATACTCTTCTCCAAGGTCCTCAATAATTGTTCTCATCATGGAGCGGGTTGATTCGGAGTCTTCTACCACAAGTATGTTTTTCACTTCTCACCTCCGGATTTCCGACCATGGGCCGGGAATAATGGCCATCTACAGTAAACGTTTTGTTATACAGTTTTCTGGTTTGAGTGTGAGTGTAAGGAGTTTAAAACAAATTTCAGGAAAGAGACCCTGTCTCCGGATGCAGCGGGTTCTATTAGTCATAAATTGACTCACTGCCGTGAAGCACCTGCCATGCTACGGTTTGTGTAGCGTTCAATTTCCTGATCAGGATGCCCGGGGCTTTGCTCAAATAGCTTCACAACTGAAGTATATCAAGAAAAAATCGATACTGTCAACAAATTCTAATGCCCTAAATTACCGGGAGGGAACCGGTTAACCAGTGTTCTGTCTCAATTTTTGAGCACTGTCCTTCAGTTTTGCTAATTGACAATCGAAAGTCATGCAATATAATCTATAAAGTAAAGGGGAGGTATTTATGAATGGGGCAAGTTCTTTCAGAAGTTTTGGACTGATTTTCGTGCTTCTGCCCATACTTGTGGTCCTGTCGGGCTGCAACGCCGATTCCACTGTTGAGTCTCAGGAGATAATTGCAACTCAAGAGACTCTCGAGGCTCAGGATGTAACGGTTCAGCCTGAAGAGGATCAGACAAGTGTGATCAGAAACCCGGCGATGGGATGGGTGTTGTATGCTGATGCATTTGCTGATTTCCCTCAGGCCGATATATATTGGGAAAGCCAGAACCCTTATGCAGGGAGTGCGAGCATCCTTTATATAAGACTTCCATGGTCCCAGCTTGAACCAACAGAAGGCGTTTATGCATGGGAAGACGACCAGAACTTTAAAGACCTCATTCAGGGCGCGCTGGACAGGGGACTCAAGCTTGCCTTCCGCGTCTATGTCGACAGTGAAGGCTCTTACCAGCAGGCAACACCTCAGTATGTAATAGATGCCGGGGCAGATGGGGCTGTCGATACAAAAGGCAGATGGAGCCCGTATGTTGACGACCCTGTTTTTCAGGAGAAGTTCTCCTTGTTCCTTAACGCCTTTGGCAAGGAATACAATGACCCTGCTGTTGTTGATTTTGTTGACGGCAATGGTCTTGGAGTCTGGGGGGAAGGAAATCGATTGAAGTTGCAGGAGGGGGATGTATCCGCTGTGCTCCGCTGGATTACCGGAGCGTATGCAGCAAACTTTACACGTGTGCTTTTGGGTGTTCAATACAACAAGAACTCAACCGGATTTGGTCTGGACAATATTGATGCTGTTGCCCTTGAAGAATACGGATATGTGATACGCAAAGACACCCTGGGTCTTCCATACTGGTTCATAGAGGCCGACAAAGAGAGGATTCGAAGTCACTTTCCCGGAATTCCCTTTTACGCGGAAAATGTTTATCAGTACCTTCAGTCCCGGAGGAAGTGGGAAAATGATTATGATACCCTGCGGGCAGCGCTTGAGGCAGTCCTCAATGACGCCTTGTCCCTGCATGCAAATACACTGGACCTTCGCATTCCTGAAGACACGGAAGCCTGGTTTTCAGAGGCCCCCGACCTGGTACAGGAGTTTATTGTCAAAGGTGGATACCGTTTGATTCCTGCGGAAATTACCTATCCTGACAGAGTAGAGCAGGGAGGAGAGATAACCATATCACATACCTGGAAGAATACAGGTGTCGGGGTGCTGCCCAATAACAAGCCCCAATGGAATTACAAGTACAAGGTTGCCTTTGCCTTGATCGACCCTGCAACAGAGCAGGTTGTGTTCAGGGCCATTGACGGGGTTGCAGAGCCTTCTGCCTGGGTAGAAGGGGGTCAATATTCCTACACACTAAAGGCTTTTCTTGATTCAGTGCCGGCTGGGAGTTACAAGTTGGGATGTGCAATTATAGATTCCACCCTGGATAACACGCCTGCCATTAGTCTTGCAATCCTGAATGAAAAAACGGATTCCGGCTGGTATATCCTGGGCGATATATCGGTGGATTAACAATACCTCTTTATTGGTGATAACCGGGAGCAGCCTTAATGCTGTTCCCGGTTGTTAACATTTTTACCATTGAAAAGCCACATTGGCACTGGCTCCAATCTCTTCTTTTGCAAAATCGTATGCGCCGGCAAGATCCAATCTTAATCCAAGGAGACCTAATCCAAGACCTGCTGTAGCCACAAAGTTTGATCCGCTCTCTGCCACGTTCTTGTATCCCCCCGCCCTGAGGGTGAAGAGATCACTTAATATCTTTCCTTTGGTTCCAAGTGCCTGCTCGAATCCAACAGCAACCTGCCGCTCCTTATATCCCGGCGTAAGGGTCTCGTTGGAGGTAACATCTATATCAAGTGCGACAGTTGCCCCCCGCCATGGCAGAAAGGCGGCACCAGCCCTTATCTGTGGGGCTATCTTTATATCGCTGCCCCTTGCAGAGGAGAATGAGGGGCCTGTAAGGTACTTTCCAACGGCTCCAAGCCTTAACTTCTCCGACGGTATCCAGATTACACCAATATCCCCTGTTATCTTCTGGCCGGTGCGTTTGTTATTTTTTACCTTTTCCACGATATTGGTATCGCTGGTATTAAAGGCAAGGATAGACTCAAAGTAGGTGGCGGCATCCATAAGTTTAACTGTGGCCCCAACGTGGAGGGTATCGTTGATAAAACCGTGTGCCAGGCTCAGACTGTATTCAATAGTCTGTAAGCCGGTGAGGTCTATTGCTGACGTATTGTTGGCAATAGATTGGGGGAGGACATCGGGGATGGGTTTAACATTAATTAGGTCGATCCTTGGCACAGCATTTGCGTAGCCTATGCCTGTTACACCTATTGCCAGGGCCATACCCTTGATGTCGGCACTTGCAATAGCCCCTGCCTGGCCATTGATGTCTATTCTGCTGCCATTTTTATCTAACTTGAGGAGTATATCCACCAAGCGGACTACATCATCCGGGTTGTCATAGAATTCCGAATCACTAATCTCTCTCCCGTTAAGGACAGTATCAATATCGTCCCACAAGTCTGCAAGGCCACTGTGGTCCTTGACAACCGCCCCGACGTGAGCCCTGATATCCGTTACCCTGTGCTGGGCACTCAGGCCGGCAGGATTCCAGTATATAGCCGTAGCATCTGATGCAACTGCAACATGAGCACCTCCCATGCCCATGGCCCGCGGTCCTATTGTTACAAATTCCGCTGCAAAGGCACTGGTTGTCAGAAGAAGGAAAGAGAGTCCCAATAAAAAAATATGTCTTACACCTGCCATCGCCATACCTCCTTTAAATCGTTCCGTTAATTTAACAAGTAGTATAGTATCACTTAGCCCGAATGTCTTTATTTTGGTGTTGTTGTTTGAGCAATGCGTTATCTCCTTGATTTTGCCGGATGAGACCATGGGGCCTGTTTTGCCCTTTTTTCAGATTCTGCTTTCGAAGGCTGGCTTCTTTTAAAGACATCCATCCCGACAAGAGTGGATGCCCAGTCATGCTCAGGTTCGGTTTCCTGGGTAAGGAGCCATGTTGCCGTCAATATTTCCTGGCCGTCAATCATTTGCAGTTGTCCGGACCAGGCGGTTACAGAGTGTGAATTTCCACTTTTATTAACCCAGGCAACAGTAAATCCGACAGCCTGACTCTGACCGTAAGGTTCTGTGTCTGTAGTGCCTGCCAGGGTATAGATGCCTTGTGCATCTCCGACAGCAGTCTGGTATGTTCCCGACACAGAATTTCCATCTACCTGTAGATTCATTTCTGAACCCAACTCGTTATACCAGGTGCCTTCCAATCCCATTGATTCCCTCCATTTTTGATATGAATTTTCAGGTTTTAAGGTGGCTTCTTATCATTTCCCCCATTTTTTAGATCGAGAATGATATTGTAGAATCCAGGAACTACGTACAGCTATATATAGCGAGGAGCTTAACAATGCAACCATCCCTTCTATAATATCCCATAAGTAAAGAATAATCAACTGGTCAAGGAGTAATTGGGCTTGTATTTATACATTGCCTATCAGTTATCGTTGGTTCCCAAGCCGCCCCTTTCTACCAATAAATTCTCGTTAATCCCCTCGTTCCGGACACCCTCCTTGGCAATTATCCAATATTATACGTATTACGTATTTCCTGATATTAGAGCATAAATACGAAAAACGATAATTTTTTCTTTATAAAATAACAATCAGAGAGTGCATGTGTTTCTAAAATGTGATATAGTATAGGGTAGTTTGGGGGAGAAATAAGTAGTTCGTATATTAATTGTTATCAAAAAACTATATTGAGGATATGCTAAAATATACGCATGAAAGCTGAAAGAACGGGAGGATTTGATGATAAAGCAATATAAAATAATAGTAGAAAAACATCCTGATGGCTACGTTGCCTATCCATTGGGACTGAGAGGGATAGTGGTAGGACAAGGTGAGACCTACGAAGAAGCACTTTCGGATGTAAAATCAGCAATAAAATTTCATATTGAAACATTCGGAGAAGAAGTTCTTGAAGTTGATTCACCAGTTCTTGAAGCTTTTGTAGCAGAGGCTGGAGTAGAAGCATAAATGACAAAATTCCCAGTTGATGCTCCCAAACGGAGGGTAATAAAGGCATTAGAAATTTTAGGGTTTATGATTGTAAGGGAAAGAGAACATATTTCAATGGTTAGAGAAAATCCAGAGGGGACAAAAACTCCTTTAACAATGCCCAATCATCCATACATAAAAGCTTCGACATTAAGAACCATATGCACACAAGCAAGGATATCAAGGAAAGAATTTTTAGATGCATACAACAAGACATGATCAATAGATAACAATGCCTTCTTCCAGCGG
This genomic stretch from Nitrospirota bacterium harbors:
- a CDS encoding DUF4832 domain-containing protein translates to MNGASSFRSFGLIFVLLPILVVLSGCNADSTVESQEIIATQETLEAQDVTVQPEEDQTSVIRNPAMGWVLYADAFADFPQADIYWESQNPYAGSASILYIRLPWSQLEPTEGVYAWEDDQNFKDLIQGALDRGLKLAFRVYVDSEGSYQQATPQYVIDAGADGAVDTKGRWSPYVDDPVFQEKFSLFLNAFGKEYNDPAVVDFVDGNGLGVWGEGNRLKLQEGDVSAVLRWITGAYAANFTRVLLGVQYNKNSTGFGLDNIDAVALEEYGYVIRKDTLGLPYWFIEADKERIRSHFPGIPFYAENVYQYLQSRRKWENDYDTLRAALEAVLNDALSLHANTLDLRIPEDTEAWFSEAPDLVQEFIVKGGYRLIPAEITYPDRVEQGGEITISHTWKNTGVGVLPNNKPQWNYKYKVAFALIDPATEQVVFRAIDGVAEPSAWVEGGQYSYTLKAFLDSVPAGSYKLGCAIIDSTLDNTPAISLAILNEKTDSGWYILGDISVD
- a CDS encoding type II toxin-antitoxin system HicA family toxin, coding for MTKFPVDAPKRRVIKALEILGFMIVREREHISMVRENPEGTKTPLTMPNHPYIKASTLRTICTQARISRKEFLDAYNKT
- a CDS encoding type II toxin-antitoxin system HicB family antitoxin, which gives rise to MKQYKIIVEKHPDGYVAYPLGLRGIVVGQGETYEEALSDVKSAIKFHIETFGEEVLEVDSPVLEAFVAEAGVEA
- a CDS encoding avidin/streptavidin family protein: MGLEGTWYNELGSEMNLQVDGNSVSGTYQTAVGDAQGIYTLAGTTDTEPYGQSQAVGFTVAWVNKSGNSHSVTAWSGQLQMIDGQEILTATWLLTQETEPEHDWASTLVGMDVFKRSQPSKAESEKRAKQAPWSHPAKSRR
- the traF gene encoding conjugal transfer protein TraF, with amino-acid sequence MAGVRHIFLLGLSFLLLTTSAFAAEFVTIGPRAMGMGGAHVAVASDATAIYWNPAGLSAQHRVTDIRAHVGAVVKDHSGLADLWDDIDTVLNGREISDSEFYDNPDDVVRLVDILLKLDKNGSRIDINGQAGAIASADIKGMALAIGVTGIGYANAVPRIDLINVKPIPDVLPQSIANNTSAIDLTGLQTIEYSLSLAHGFINDTLHVGATVKLMDAATYFESILAFNTSDTNIVEKVKNNKRTGQKITGDIGVIWIPSEKLRLGAVGKYLTGPSFSSARGSDIKIAPQIRAGAAFLPWRGATVALDIDVTSNETLTPGYKERQVAVGFEQALGTKGKILSDLFTLRAGGYKNVAESGSNFVATAGLGLGLLGLRLDLAGAYDFAKEEIGASANVAFQW